GCGATGGGCGGCCCGGCGAGGCTGGCCTCGGCCACCGCGGGCGGCAGGGTCTCGGGCGCGGGAAGTTCCCACAGCCCGGCCAGCAGCCCGTCGTCCGGCCGGCGGTGCAGCAAAATTCTCGACTCCGACTCGATGATCACCAGCGACCACTCCACGGCCTTGGTCTCGACACGCCGCCTGCGCGGCAGTTCGAAGGAGCCGGATGCCCGTGCCCGGCACCAGTGCGCCAGGGGACAGCGCTCGCACAGGGGCGTGCCGGGAAGGCAGACGGTGGCGCCCAGTTCCATCAACGCCTGATTGAAATCCCCGGGGCGCGACCGGGAAACCATTCGCCTGGCGGCTTCGTCCACGGCCTTCGGGTCGGTGAGACCGAAAAGCCGTGCATAGACGCGCCGCACGTTCCCGTCCACGGCGGGGTAGGGGCGCTGGAAGGCGATGCTCATGACCGCTCCCGCGGTGTAGCGGCCGACGCCGGGCAGCTTGAGCAGGGCGTCGTAGTCGTCCGGCAACCGCCCGCGGTGCCGGCTCACCAGCACGCCCGCCGCGTGTTTCAGGTTCAGCGCGCGCCGGTAGTAGCCCAGTCCGCTCCAGGTGCTTCGAACGGTGTCCAGCGGCGCCCGGTCCAGCGCCTCCACGGACGGGAACGCCTCCATGAAGCGGTGATAGTAGGGCAGCACCGTGGCCACCTGGGTCTGCTGCAGCATGGTCTCGGAGACCCATATGGCGTAGGGGTCGCGCGTTCGGCGCCAGGGTAGGTCGCGCCGGTTGAGGTCGTACCAGCGCAGCAGCGCGGCGCGCATGCGTGCGCGTAGCCTGGGGGGGTCCGCGTGCTCGGGCATGGCGCAGAGACGCTACGAAGACGTCAGTCCCGCGGAAGCGGGACTGACGGTTCGGGGCGCGGTGCCGATTTCCTGTCCGGGCAGAGTCTGACGCGCCCTGTTCCGCCGGAATGACGTTACGGAAGTCATTCCCATCTCAAGTCCAAGCGCCACTTCGACGCAGCCGGGTGTCTGTCCCCTAATCCCGGATATCCTGCAGGAACCACTCCCGCGGCAGCGGGTGGCCCAGGCCCTTGGACTTGGCCATCTCGTAGGCGGTGCCGCCCACGGCGGCGAACTGGAGGCCCTGGGTACCCTGGTTGTTGAGGAACGTCACCTGCTCGTCGCTGGTGCGTCCGGGCCAGGTGCCGGCCATGAGGTCGGGGATGGTGCCGATGTTGGCGTTGTCGATCTCGCGGATGGGCGAGGGCGGGATCTTTTTCACCTCGTCCTCGGTGCCGGCGATGTAGGCGAACATCCCGTCGCTGCCGTGGACGGTTCCCGGCGGGGGGTTGTCCAGCACCATGGTGGAGGCCCCCAGGCGTGCCTGGACGTCGCACTTGGCGAGGATTTCCGGGCCGGCTTCGTTGGAGCGGACGTTGGTAATGTGCATGCCGGGCTCCACCCATTCGGGCTTCATCACCTGGACCAGCGAGTCCGTGGCCAGCGCCACGATGTCCGCGCCGCGGCACGCCGTCTCGGCGTCGTCGCAGGTCTCGACGTTGAGCCCAAGCTGCTCGCGCATCTCCGCGGCGAAGGCTTCCCGGTTGGCCTTGGTGGGGCTGAACACGCGCAGCAGCTCGATGTCGCGCACCTCGTGGATGGCCTGCGTGTAGGTGCGCGCCATGCCGCCGGAGCCCAGCATGCCCAGCACCTTGGAGTTCTGGCGCGA
The Deltaproteobacteria bacterium DNA segment above includes these coding regions:
- the mutY gene encoding A/G-specific adenine glycosylase: MPEHADPPRLRARMRAALLRWYDLNRRDLPWRRTRDPYAIWVSETMLQQTQVATVLPYYHRFMEAFPSVEALDRAPLDTVRSTWSGLGYYRRALNLKHAAGVLVSRHRGRLPDDYDALLKLPGVGRYTAGAVMSIAFQRPYPAVDGNVRRVYARLFGLTDPKAVDEAARRMVSRSRPGDFNQALMELGATVCLPGTPLCERCPLAHWCRARASGSFELPRRRRVETKAVEWSLVIIESESRILLHRRPDDGLLAGLWELPAPETLPPAVAEASLAGPPIAVIRHAITDKRITAPVYLLRRKVRVRGKAWRWVDLARLSSYPLSSLCTKALRAARPRLGGRPQPLPTPGFPLPRE
- a CDS encoding ornithine cyclodeaminase family protein, translating into MLFLTNEHIQEVLDMKTCLSAMEDAYRDLSKNEAAYRPRIDFYVPREPHYYRWGTMEGATRSLGYMAIRMKSDMLVWEKNGEFETEDKYCIEPGTYCGLIFLLSVRNGEPLALMNDGYLQHMRVGACAGLGVKYLSRQNSKVLGMLGSGGMARTYTQAIHEVRDIELLRVFSPTKANREAFAAEMREQLGLNVETCDDAETACRGADIVALATDSLVQVMKPEWVEPGMHITNVRSNEAGPEILAKCDVQARLGASTMVLDNPPPGTVHGSDGMFAYIAGTEDEVKKIPPSPIREIDNANIGTIPDLMAGTWPGRTSDEQVTFLNNQGTQGLQFAAVGGTAYEMAKSKGLGHPLPREWFLQDIRD